ACTTCACTGGGTAATGAAGTAAATATGCTTAGAGAAACGCTGGTTTTGGCGATGGTGCAGCAGAACTCGAGTGTAGAAAGAATAAAAGCAGTTCAGATGTCAAGTCAGTTGGGAGGTGATGAAAAAATAATTGAAAGCCTTCTCGATTTACTCACTTCTGATGAAAATGACAATGTGAGACTAATGGCCCTTGAAGAACTCATTAAATATGCCGATCAAACAGAAGTACGTGAAGGTTTGGTAAACTGCATTGCCAAACAAACGTCGCCGCTGGTGCAAATCAGGCTTGCCGAAATCATGATGAATATTCATGAAACAAGGTCGGTTCCTGAGTTTCAAAAAATACTACAGAATATTAACCTGAATTATACCGTAAAGAATAAAATTGATGAAACGCTGCACTCATTAACTGAAAACGTATGAATACTGCTGTATACAAGGGAATGCTCAGCCTGTTTTTTTTCATGATGCTGTTTGACAAGGGATTGGCCCAGCGTGATCAGATGATCATCAGTTTGTCTGATCCGGCTGCGCGAGGTATGCTTACTTTTTCAAATCCGAAAGGTTCGGTTAAGATTACCGGGTATTCTGGCAATACATTGATTATTGCAGCGACGACGCGTTTTAATTCCGGATCGGATAACGAAAAGACCGGAAGCAGCTTGTTTTCTGCCAGTGAAAAGAGCAACACGGTTACTATTTACAGAACTGAAAGCAACCGGACAATCGATTTTGATCTTAAGATACCCATTAACTTCTCACTGAAAGTAAGTTCACGTGATAATGGCAATGTAGAAATCATCAATATAAATGGAGACATTGAGGCCTCAAACACACAGGGAGATGTCATTCTTAAAAGCATTTCCGGATCGGCCGTAATAAACTCGGTGAATGGCAGCATATCCGCATCGTTCTTAAAAACTAATGCCGGTACACCCATGATGTTAACATCTCTTGAGGGAAGCATTGAACTTTTCCTGCCAGAAAAAACGAATGCTGAACTGAAAATGAGAAGTCAGCATGGAAATATATTTTCTGACTTTACGATTA
The Bacteroidales bacterium genome window above contains:
- a CDS encoding DUF4097 family beta strand repeat-containing protein, whose translation is MNTAVYKGMLSLFFFMMLFDKGLAQRDQMIISLSDPAARGMLTFSNPKGSVKITGYSGNTLIIAATTRFNSGSDNEKTGSSLFSASEKSNTVTIYRTESNRTIDFDLKIPINFSLKVSSRDNGNVEIININGDIEASNTQGDVILKSISGSAVINSVNGSISASFLKTNAGTPMMLTSLEGSIELFLPEKTNAELKMRSQHGNIFSDFTIKPIHNTGQSAGYKMNPDVGWTSGKLNNGGPEYMISTYNGDIYLKKTGKTL
- a CDS encoding HEAT repeat domain-containing protein, with amino-acid sequence MKKEKNKSVSPGDLHDKIGNIPVPEPSGLMDAKFRLLIKEEKKRLMKPELISELKTTHPAGYYVLRIAAGVALFLSGWFTSTVIGTNNRQQLTSLGNEVNMLRETLVLAMVQQNSSVERIKAVQMSSQLGGDEKIIESLLDLLTSDENDNVRLMALEELIKYADQTEVREGLVNCIAKQTSPLVQIRLAEIMMNIHETRSVPEFQKILQNINLNYTVKNKIDETLHSLTENV